The Phycisphaeraceae bacterium genome segment TCTTCGGTCTCTACACCTCTGATGGCAATGGTCTGCCCCAGACGCTGGTGGCGGTGACCAACCCGATCAACCTCAACGCGCAGCAGACGTACGACAACATTGCGTTCACGTCGACGCCGACCATCAACTCTGGCACCTACTGGATGATGGCGTTGTACGAATCACTGGCCAGCCCGCGCATGGGCCTGCAGGATCCCAACTCGCTGGTGGCGTACTGGTCCAACCCCTACGCCAACGGCATGCCAGCCACCGCTCCGGCCATCACCACCTACACCGGCCAGAACTTCAACTACTGGATCAACGGCAGCGTCGTGCCGGCCCCGGGGGCTCTGGCGGCCTTCGGCGTGATGGGACTGCTCGGCGTTCGCCGGCGGCGGTCCAACTGATCCCGCTTCCTCGCCCGTGAGACTGCAAGGCGCGGCCCAACAGCCGCGCCTTGTTTTTTGGCATTGGCGACGCCGCCCGGCGTCGCGAAAGGTGAATGCGATCAGCCGACCCGACCCATCCGCTTCGTCGCCGACCGGTAGATCTGCTCGCAGCGATTGGCCGCCCCATCCCAAGTGAGTTTGCGCACCTCGAAGGCGCCATGTTCACGCAGCGTTCGCTGCAGCGGCGGATACTTCAGCACCGCGATGATCTTGTTGGCGATGTCATCCACGTCCCAGAAATCAACCTTGAGCGCGTGCGTGAGCACCTCGCTGACGCCCGAGGACTTGGAGATGATGACCGGTACGTCGTGACCCATGGCTTCCAGCGGAGCGATGCCGAAGGGTTCCGACACGCTGGGCATGACATACAGGTCCGCCAAGGCGAAGACGCGCTGAATGTCCGCCCCGCGCAGGAACCCCGTGAAGAGCACCTTGTGGCCGATACCCAGCTCGGCGGCCATCTCGATCATGCGGGCGGCCTGGTCGCCGTTGCCCGCCACCACGAACTTCACGTCGTCCATGTACTCCAGCACGCGCTTGGCGGCGCGGATGAAGTACTCCGGCCCCTTCTGCATGGTGATGCGGCCGAAATACAGCACGATCCTGTCGCGGCTCTCAATGCCGATGTTGGTCGGCTGCGTGGGGGAGAGTTCGACCCCGTTGTAGACTACTTCCACCTTGTCAGCATGAATGCCGTAGCGGGCCACAATGGTGTTCTTGGTGAGTTGGCTGACGGCGATGATCAGCATGGCCGCGTGCATGCCGCGACGCTCGATGTCGTAGACCGCCTGGTTGACGTGCAGCCCGGAACGGTCGAACTCCGTCGAGTGGACGTGGACGACCAGCGGCTTGCCGCTCATGCGGGCAATCCACATCCCCGCCGGATACGTCAGCCAGTCGTGGGCATGGATGACGTCGAACTGTT includes the following:
- a CDS encoding glycosyltransferase encodes the protein MRVLMLGWEFPPFITGGLGTACHGLTKALVRRGVEVTFVLPKSVEGDAASHVRLLSPDRVLSAMSSVGDVPALGIPSGGGQPHTVAPAGAAGASTTVIREGERVETRQARFVELPMQVSSSYAPAAGAIPGVEMEAGHYWAQRERTIHGAGPDRGGGATAGGAWTAPTPHDPAGAPGWMATPPPPVPTGADYGGDLMGQVHRYAHFALAAARREQFDVIHAHDWLTYPAGMWIARMSGKPLVVHVHSTEFDRSGLHVNQAVYDIERRGMHAAMLIIAVSQLTKNTIVARYGIHADKVEVVYNGVELSPTQPTNIGIESRDRIVLYFGRITMQKGPEYFIRAAKRVLEYMDDVKFVVAGNGDQAARMIEMAAELGIGHKVLFTGFLRGADIQRVFALADLYVMPSVSEPFGIAPLEAMGHDVPVIISKSSGVSEVLTHALKVDFWDVDDIANKIIAVLKYPPLQRTLREHGAFEVRKLTWDGAANRCEQIYRSATKRMGRVG